Part of the Amphiura filiformis chromosome 9, Afil_fr2py, whole genome shotgun sequence genome is shown below.
TTAAAttacattatttttattatttttattagatTACTTACTAAATATCATGTGTACatctatatttattttatttatttatttatttacataactggctaaaatacatcaaaaatacacatacaaagcatgtcataaaataaaaattataaaagattgtcccggTAGGCTAGCCAGGAGGAGCCAGGAGCGTGAACACTATCACCCAAGGGGTgtgacccctccaacccaccgagacaagtgaactcaaaacataaatattaagtattaaatattgcacatttagaataagttacatattacacattacacatatttcatcaacaataacataaaatttaggagtccagctccagctcttgcatagtcatttcaataaaatgtgttttaaggtggcttttgaatggccccatatttttatacaaaataaactGATCCCTGATGGACACTGGAAGTGCATTCCAAAGACGGGGAAAATTGACACTGATGGTATACTTAAAACTATCGGTTTTTGGGGTGATGTGATTGTTAAAAAGCAAATTGTCAAGATGGCGAATGTTTACAGTCCAGTTGCTGAAATGAAAGACataagaatttgaatttgaaatacacTGGCAAGCAAAACAAATGGATAAATATTTCCTCCTGTTATTAAGATCCATAAGATTGAGTTGTTGAAGACGCTCCCTGTAAGATTGATCCCCCCTTCTCTGACCCAAAATAAATCTTGATGCCCTCCTTTGGATAAGTTCCAAATTATTAATGTGATTTTTACGATAAACAAACCAAACTGGTGAACAAAAATCTATGACCGGTAAAACAAGAGAACGATAAAGTGTGAGCaggatgttttgattttgtttaccaaCAACAGTTCTGAGGAAGCCTATgagtctattgcacttttttgtaaCATTGGACACATGTTCATTCCAAGAGAGGTCAGAAGATACCTGAACCCCAAGGAGGCGTAAACTAGAAGCTTCTGAAAGCTGGGTATTTGAAACATAATAAACTGGTGAAGGTTTCTTTCTGCGACGGCAAATACACATAACTTGACATTTCAGAGGATTTAACTGAAGAGCATTGTTTTCCGACCACCAATCGAGTGTATTCAAATCATTTTGGAGAATAGCAACATCAGAATCATTGTTAATTGTGCGGGAAATAAAactatcatcagcatattgaTTAACTTTGGAATTTAAATGCAGATGAAGATCATTGGTGTAAATGTTAAAAAGAAGTGGCCCCAAGACTGATCCCTGGGGCACACCAGATAAAACCGAACAAAATCAGACATATGGCCACGAAAAACAATTCTTTGCTTGCGGTTTAAAATAAAAGAAGAGATCCAGTTCAAAAGTGGACCTCTAAAACCATACGTGCGGTGGTGGAGTTTTTCTAAAAGAACTGCATGAGAGATGGAATCAAAAGCACGACTGTAGTCAACAGAAATTAAATCAACTCGCGGAGTCGGGCTTGTGCGACGGTCCAGGATCTTATTAtgaaaaggatgcacttgttggctgctacatgtgtgtCTATAACATACATGCATATCTAAGGAATAAATACCACACTCATCTCAAGCACTGGCAGTCACTTCAATTCATCCCCATGTCATGTGGTTTAGGAATACTCTTTCATTGATACTGGTTGTATTTGTCCCCTTCCGTGATAGAACGTTTTATTGGGTTAAAAATTGCGCGGCTGTGACTGCACAAAGGTATTTATGTAGCTGCCAACAAGTGCATCATATATGAATGTACACATATTTGTGCAACTGTCTACAATCATATCCTGAAACttttgacattgggctattccattggcctgtggaagatttgcaaaataatcaaatatcttccacatggggagcatgaatttcaaatggaatgaatgcattatgcagctccatttgaatttcatacaccatttaagaaagattcaacctgaatcttttaagcacggctgtttgatgtatatagaattggcttcattattaactaaatgcaaactatagatggcgctatttatcctaaatcatatttctttatttgcaagggttatgtgattaataccgccattaaaacagctggaataggtgaaacaagcaacaaggaaattttataaacatattttattaaacaataaaaggacttatttgtattaaaagcttgaaagggtaatttccagtaactaaatagcgccaccaattttggcattaacagatacattttatatccaaaaaaagctttaaaaagtactataaaagtgaataattttgtaaaacaggggaaattaaagttgagaacgactcaaacgcatctgtatacattagcacgatatcacttttagctgtttaagcctaaaatttggttatacatgatgttttgtttgaaaatctaataaatgatcccatcaaacaaccgtgtaagaGGGAGGGTGAGATTCAAATGGaggtgcctaatgtgttcatttcatttgaaattcatgctccccctttggaagatatttcccaatttttccacaggggtagtgtggattttaaatggaacagcccattgtaaTCTATTGGCCAGAAATTCTTTCAGCAATTTGTTTTTGTGGacatttatatacatgtaaatacCTGTACCCCACACGCAtcaataacatacatgtacatgccacAAACAAATTTATTACAAACACTGGCCACCACCACCACTGCCATCTAATGACAAACACTGCAGTTCAACTATTAACAATCTAAATTCAGCCTTGTAACAGATATCTGTTTTCCCATGAGATAATAATAAACAACACTGAGTGATATGACATGATAGTGTCAATCAAATATTAGTAAACTGATCACTCTGTCCAGActaaattgtacatgtatatgaagTAATATCAGAAAACCTCTCAGATGTCATCATGCATCCATGGCTTTTCAGTGTATAGCCAGGTACCCAAATTGCTTAAGAACCACTACCCCAATGTCTTCACAAGTCTACACcagcaaaaaataattaattgaaTTACATCTGGAGATACAACTTTCTGACACTCGCATGAGGAAATAAGGTATTCAAAGTAACAATAGACTTGACAGTGGCTATATGATAGGTTAGTCACAAGTACTAATTAATAAACCAAACACTGCTGTATGCTGGTTTCTATTATCTTACTCTATTACAGTTGAAAGTGACATCAGCTCCTAGTGTAATTCATTTCCCACCAAAAGGCAAACCAAAGAGATCAGATACTTTTGATATTCAAAGGTAAGAAATTCTCTTAATTCTGTCTTGAAatgtatgtgtttgtttgtttcttgtttaTTTGTATGTCAGTTATTCTAGAAAGCAAAATCATTTTCTAAACCACAATGAGAACATTATCAAGCTATCTATGTGAAATTGAAGAGGCAAATGACAGTCATACATGTACCTAGTAGTAATGAAAGGTTATTTTTTCGATTtttaaccttaagggggtactacacccctcgataaatttgtgtctatttttgcatttttctcaaaacctaataacacagtggtaacaaaagttatgtatattataggggcaaggaatccaattactacactggaatttcagtgacccaagacaagcggtttgttatttatgataagaaataaggtaccactaggatgtacctcgtttcctatcatatatactaaaccgcttgtcttgagtcactgaaatttcagtgtagtaattggattcctaaccccaataatatacttaacttttgttaccagtgtgttattattttttgagaaaaatgcaaaaatagtcacaaatttaccacaggggtgtagtacccccttaaaactacGCTATTTTGTGCTCATCTGCAATTCTGCATGAAATAGCTTGGGACACTTTGTTCATTTCCCACACCTCCGCTCCCTTTATTCAATATTGAATGCTGAAAATGACTAAAAGTGGTCATTGTTTTTTAGGGGATGGGGACTATAATttgtttcacctcaagttcggtagtgacgtcaatgctttttcgcggttgcgccccAAGCGTGCCGCCTCTGTATGTGTGTGTGAACACTCAATGTGTTAAACTTTGCATGCGCGATCCGATACTGTGGCGACTACCGAACTTgatgtgaaccaaattataaaccAGTACCTAAAATGACCTATGGAatgtatcatgtattttcagccttatgttcaaattcacaggaatttgatcttcAAAACATCAACTGTCCCAACAATTTTCACACAACATTGTGAAATGTGTTTGTGAGGTCAACATGTGTTTACAGCAGATGGTGGCACTGCAATATTTAACTTACGTGATGGATCGCCTGAAGTTTAATGTCTCTGTACTCTTTGTTTTCTCCCTCcctcttatttctttctttttctgtcCCCTCTTAGAACTAAACCCTTGCTATTTGTATACATGCAATTAAAATCAGTTTGTTTCTTCCTGCTTGCTTAAATAGCAAACATGTTTAAAGATATCCAAACTAATAACCAAACAAGCTTCAAATTTAATTTGTACAAAAGATTCAAACTCAATGTACTTGTACATAGTTGTACAAAACACCTATCTAACGAGATGTTTTACTTGTTGATACAGGCTTGGCTTTCAAGCGGAACAATTGGCAAAGTGGGTAGCAGAGAGAACTGATGCAGGTGTAAGTATAAGTACCACAAAAAAGGACATTTCCAcacaatttattgtttgttctCTTTGCTAATTTTGAATTTCTAAACCAGTTGACTAGCTCATACTTTTCTTCTTCCATAGATATGACCTATACACAATAGGAATATATTTCTGTGTTGTCATTGTTTGCAGcagctataatcaaattaagtatttcttggccaaactggaacactatgaacgctagtggctcagCGATAAACACACGCGCACATAgtgtggtacagaagaaagtatacacgcgccttacactgcgtacatgcttagtacactacatggacgcaccgctcatgttccagtttggccaagaaatacttaatttgattatacttTGAATGCGAAAATCATGGAAATTAATGTATTGCAAAGATAACCACTTAAAAAGTATACCAGCAGTAATATGTACAATAGGGATAGTCACTACAGACTGAATTATCAAACCTGTAAAATTTCCTGTTATAGGCATGCCCCATTACAAGTGTGCAGGCATTTGTAGATTGATGTGCTTTATACACAAGTACTCATATTGCAAAATGATTGAAATACATTTTGTATATATCACAAATTGAAAATAGTTATGGGCAACATTCAAAGTTGTGGGTATTGTATTGCAACATGTGACTCAACTAAAAAAATTCTTTGAGTTGAATCTTGTAAACTGTTACTTATCATAATTTCAGACATTAAATATTCTTCAGATTCATGCCTTTCCCTACACAACAATAACAAGCATTATATTCTGAACTTTCATTTATGCATTTATGCTGCTATTTaacttatgtatttatttttcagaTCCGTGTATTCCGTCCACCTAATTATTCTGGTACCATTGCATTAGGTATTTTACTTACCATGGTAGCCGGTTTTCTCTACTTCAGACGTAACAATTTAGAGTTTCTCTACAATAAGACCATGTGGGGTGTAGCCTCATTGGTGAGTATGTGGAAAAGtgagaaatggaaaaaaaaggaaaatagaagatattttcaaacataaaaacaaagtaATGCCTGTTTCTACCTGAAACATCAGATGTGAAATTGTAGTCTCAGATATTCTTATTTTGGTTTAGAATTCCTTGCTAACATGTGTTGCTATCACTGCATTCACATTGGAAATGAGAAATATCAAGTAGTGGTTGTAACAAGACACGGAAGATGTACCCTAATGCTTAGGGTACTTGTCTTCGGTGCTTGAGgtcgtgggttcaattcccggcaatGGAGATATGCTGGGGGATTAACTTTGgagaaaaagtaaaaaagtaatTGGTAACATCTGTTGATTAAATTCAGATTTCCACTCTCTACATGAAGTGCACTGTCCTTTGAAGGAGATGTTATGCGGTCGGTCCTGTACATATCTCACAGTCAGTTTCGAGTAGAGTAGAGTGTCAACTCATGACTTTCCCAATCTGTCTTTGGTGCTATTTGGATATTCACAATCTTTAGTGCGGACATTGATGTGCACTGCGGTTGCATGCATGGAAGATGTGAAGTGATTCTGACGTTCAATACCCAGCGGCGCTTTGAGATGGTGTCCACATTAAGCACTGTGCATGTTTGGTATTTGTTGTGTTATGATCTTCCAAGTAAAATGGCAGCAGAAGTCAAATGTTTTCCCACTGAAACCTTGGCAGATTCATATATGTTTGAGAGTAACCTTGTTGAAACTATCAGATTGTATTTATGCATGAAACTGTCTCGAACAAAGTAACCATACAAATATCTTAATGGTAAATTTATATTTCTGTTTCCAGAGTATAGTATTTGCAATGACATCAGGTCAAATGTGGAATCATATACGGGGTCCACCTTACGCTCACCGTAACCCACAGACAGGGCAAGTGGTAAGTATTTTGTTATGTTGTATGTAATTCAGTGACAATATTGTGTTCTGATATGTTGTTGATGCACAGTAACTCAAATGTGTTGTAAATGAAACCAACTTTAAGGCAGCCTAAGAATTTGATGTCACATGCCTTTTGGTTGGTGTAGGTATACACAGGTCAATATGCCAAATATTGATTGAATCTTACGCTGCCTTTAGTAACACACATAAATTATGGGATGGTTGAACCTAACAAAAGAGATTTACAATGGATATATTTAAAGGAGAGATTTATAATGGATACATATTGTGAAATTACAATGGATACATTGCTCTTAATTTCACGACGAGGTACAGTGCATTATAAAGCTTTGTAAAATCGTATCCAGGCAAATTGCTTGTAAAGATTATAGATATTTTTTtgcataatatttattattattttgtgatacTTTTTATTTTTCAGAGCTACATCCATGGGAGTAGTCAGGGGCAATTTGTAGCAGAAACACATATAGTCATTTTGCTACGTATCCTTTATCATGTGTGTATTTGTATCTAGGTAAAGACAAttgtgcaaaaatattttacatggGAAACTTAATTCAAAATGCACAGTATTCCCTCAGGGGGAGGCCACTGCCATTATTTCATATTAAAAGGTCATATCATACTTACTTTTTGTGACCTATCATCCATTGCTTATCGGAAAAGCAATTGCTGATATCTGATCGATAAGTCACTAGCATGCGTCAAGTCGCAAGCAGTTGACATGAAGGCAACTTTGAAGCTATATTGCTAGTCACAACTGGTTGCTGGTAGCGATTGTGAAAACACTACCAGCGTTTGAATACTAGCGATTTTTAATTTGAACATTGCGACAGCTAGTTTAATATGCCCTTTAGACCCTCATTTTTGTTGGCTTCGCTTATACCCTccattttgtatttttccaaaaatgtaGCATGGGGGCGATGGTGGTCGTCAATTTCCAAGCTAATATTAGTTCGCAAGTCCCTGCTTTTTGGAGGAGAAAATTAGTTCCTAATtcttatgttgttgtttttaattttatgtattttcaaaattttcaaagaaaatgaaattatataatATTTCTAGTTGTAAGATATATTTCCTTGACTGAATTGATCAATAGATGCTGCAGTAACTATTGGCATGATATTATTAAACAAGAATTCTATTACAGAGGGAGATATTCGTAAAAGAAGAGGTGAGTTGGTAGTTTTGTTTAGCTTTATCTAAAGTAATCACATGCTTAATTACTACTAGAAAGTATTACTAGGTGCAGGTAGCCAATTTCATTTTTCCCTATCACTTGCATACATTATAGATGACAATGTTTTTATATATGTAGCATTATAGCATTTAGAGCTTACCCCAGATCTGACTATTTACTGTGAAGATATAAGCTGGTATTCACACAATTTAATACTTAAGTCTTGAACAAAAACTAGTAATAGTTCTTATAGGATGGATCCACTTTTTCACCCTTGAATAAAACCAGAGAACATTAAACATCCAGTTTGCTTTAACCGAGAACTAGTACTAACTAAGAGTTCAACTATTTCTTACTTTGAAGATTTGATAGATGATGTTGTCTTATAGGTAGGCTTAGAGAGAAAATGCAATCTCGCTTTTTAATGCTTTTCACGCTTTAAAATATTCATTTCTACCACGCTGATCTATTTCTCTGGCGAATGGTTGTAGAATTCGACAACCATTGCAACTAAAAGAGCTTGTTTGACATGATTTTCCAGCCTGAATTTACAAAACGGTCCATTTTCTGGCACATCCAAGCAACAACAAaagtaatattctttatttactacTCACACCTTGCAGTATATTGACCTTTTAAGCCGATTTATGAGGACAATACTTGTGTATTTTTGATGACAGTCCGGTCGTCTATTTGTTTTAGTATCGGGTATGTCCGAGTCAACAAAATAATGCcctcaattttttaacctttttttttcccggcaattttggggcataaaattgtgttttttctttaggCCTACATATAGGACATGCCTATAATCATCAGCTTCAGCACCATTTTATCAAAGCTAGTTGCATTTTGTAAATCTGACCATTATTTTGGAGCCTGTCTTTCTTTGAAGTTCTGACTATAAACAGGCAGCACCATTCAGATGAAATTATACTTGAGTCACTACCAGTGAGTGATTTAAATTAGATCAAGCAGCTGGATCATTCTTAACATTGTTACTTtctataattggcaaaaatcacaTATcttgttgctacattttgtagaATCTGTGTAGTATAAATGCATTCATCGTTTTAGTTTAGCAAGATCTTTTAATACACTGCCGTTATATGGGATACGATATTAAGCAAAATGATTCGGATGTCACCCTTATTCATATTTTGttggagaaaaaaaattaagttgAACAGTTGAGATGTAAGGAATAGAAATCAAAAGAACCAGCACGCCAATTAAGTCCCAACTTATGCAtgcataaattcacaaaagcacttAGCTTAGGTACTCCactgcatgtacaatgtatgctattctatatcaatcaacaagattttaactctaattttgaCTTTAAGAGTCATGTCTATTACGAGTTGACCTTAAGTATTTTATTGTTGTCtaattatgatttttaaaaaccaaGTTTGTTTGCCCTTACTGTAGGTAGCctgaaaaaaaaaaggcaaattgtgtttttgtaatttttagtcAGGATCTATGTTATCATATGCCTCAACTCACAACATAGAATTTCAAACAACATTTATtcatttcatattgcttgtaaaacaATGTTTCAAAAAGTTAAGTAATTCAGTTTTTaaggaaatggagctcagacaaactggcattataataaaggaaagaaaaaatcagaaccgttcggattctcTCCTTTAtaaatgccagtttgtctgagctccatttctttatttattatgtatttctcaggcatgtatcctctggatcctcacatttaatatttaatgtctcatattgactgatgtcctgctcagacacagcagataggccaccctctctatttataattaattcagtttttgcttgaaaatgtaattttttcttgatttctaaaataaaaaataaaatttgaggtCTATGAAAAACAAACTTCGGTTTTGTAGCCTTATCAGACTATCCTTACAATCTGGTGTACAGGTGGCGCTGTCACTGTCGCTTGCAGAATATAACATAGCACTATTGCTTATCTCACATCATTGCTGCTTCCATTCTTTATATATTTTGCTTTTCAGTGGTGACAGTTATAGGTCTGGTGATGGTGGTGTTTTTCTTCAGTCTCATGCTCTCAGTTTTTAGGGCCAAGTACAAAGGCTACCCATATAGGTATGCATTTATATTTTATCTTATCATTTGTATTCTGACAATCTCCGATGCCGTTTTTGTATTTCAGTGGTGGTCGCCATAGCTTTGGGGACTGTGGTGATATTCTTTAGTTTACTGTTGTCAGTATTTAGAGCAAAGTATCAAGGATATCCGTACAGGTATGTGACCAGGCGGTCAAACCTCTTCTATTTTCACTCTTATCACTTTTGAATCACCACAATCCCCCATCATTTAGTCTCATGACCAGGGGGCATCTTTGTGTCCTGTAAGTAATCTCGGTCCCAGCCAGTTTAAGCTCCTTTGTCACTAAACAAGCCGTCTGGTGTCAACCTCGTAGtatgtcttttctgattggccaaaAATTCCAGACTAAGCTTGGGATGAATCGGCTGTCAACCAATCAGCGACCGTTATTTCTAGCTTGTCGCCAGACAGTTCGTTAAGTGTcaaaggagcacaaaccggctgggatcAAGACTAACCTGTTAGTAATGCATGTAATGCAGTACAAATCTCCCATTATACTGGCTATTAGCTTACCAACCACCTTGTATGTATCATGTTTTGAAAGATTAAACTTGttctcaatacaaaaatatttacctccataattttaagctgttgaGACTACAGCTTTCGTCAGCGAATAACCCAGTCTTGCTTACCTGAAATGTAACATAATGATTGGGTGACAAAATATAACTTGTAGCACCCTTTGGTCATTCTGCTGACATAGACTGTAGTAACAACAGTTGACAATTACAGcggtaaatatttttgaatagAGATTGAGTTTTAAATCTTTTTATACAAACTTTCATGCTAATACTGTACATATCATATTGGCAAGAGGAGTCTAATAGCCAGTTGCTGATGGTAGACTATCTATGAGACTTTGTCGCTGGTCCAGCCACTGTACAAACTGTCAGATACACATGCTCCTGGAAAGGATTTTAATTGAAAACACCGCCTTCTTGCATTTTTTTGTTCGAAAATATACCCTTTTTCTCACAAAATTACCCATTTCTAGAGTTTAAAAATACCCACTTCTTTCACAAATACACAAGACATTTAAATTCATTTTAAAGCACACTGAATTCACTCTGTACAGGgaataagaaattaaaaattgACTCGCTATGCTTACACTCATAACATTATTCATAACCAACTCATTATAAGCATTccaattttcaattaaaaaaggtgaaaaaaaCAAAATCTATTGTTTTCATCTCCTTTTTCAAGAATTTTCCCACAAGCATGTGTATCCGATTGTTTGGATAGTCAGAGAACCAGGGCTTTGTTACACTGTGTATGATAAGAGATGACCCCTTGGTTATGAGGCTGTCGTCAGGTGGTAGTGATTGAGTAGAATAGCTACATGCAATTCATGAACATTCCCAACTTATATATAAATATGAAAATACTTGTTTGTGGGAAAAAAAGTCTTCCAGTGTGTGtgtattttgggtttttgttGAGCTATGCAGGTGTTTGTTTGTCACAGGTATTTGTTTGTCAGTTTGCCTATATCCCATTGTGAAACATTTAAACAATCGCACTGTCAGTGTATTCATTCATTCTTAGAAATAAGGTGGGTCCTTGGGCTAATTGATTCTTCAAAAATTTATAAGGACTCGTACATTTTCTGATGTTACAGCCTGCATGGACGTTGAAAATGTTGGCTTTTTTCAGTCACTATCTATGAATTGCCATATGATTGGCTAAATTCTGTTTTGAATTGTTAAAAATGTATTGTGTCCATATGTGTCCATTTTAAATCATGCCCATCAAAATTGATGCTAGCCTCTAGATTTTCAGATACTGAATCAaaggcttaggcagccagccgtgtagggagtatTTTACGCACCCAAAtttataaatacacacccagtttttttttacatggcctatactttgtacacaaatcttaaatttacacacccagtttttacacacccaaaccttcaaatcctgcctaagaccctgtacTGAATGGTCTTTGAAATTTTGGCATATttctaaaattgtattcattcaTGTAAAAATATGAACTTATAATCTGCCACGTTCCAAGGTTTGTTTTGTCATCttataaatgtgacacgatctggtccatgggggccaaaggcggcaaatttgaaactgagataaaggtaaaaatatggagtaaaaaataagaaaatacataagaaaatagacatcaaaaaacatcATAACTTTAGAGCCACGTATGCTAcaactttggtgttttcagtaaatgatagccttttgtatgtataatgtaaaaattacagtgactcaattttcaaaaatgtctcctttggctCCCAtgaaccagattgtgtcacaaatattcTTTGGGATATTATGggttgtaacatttgcatttacaCATAACTCCTTTGAAATTGCATCTGTGCAATTTTATTTTATGTGTGCAGTAGTACAGCCAATACATTATTAAATTGGTAAACCAgtcacttcaactttcaaaaaTCACAAAAGCACTCATCCTATTTATATCCCAGTTTCCTGTAGGAAAAGAGATTATGTGGTCAGTCAAAATGCAGAACAGGTATCCATGGTGATGTACTTGATTTATTTGTATCACAAAGATAATTTAAAACTTGTCAACAACAGAACAACATAATTGTGTAacaatagaccatttcaaattGAGGTTTTCCGAAGACAGGCGCAGTTTGTTTACGATGACCcagtttataataatattgtGAGTCATCATGCAGCTGTTGGGTGCAGCACGTATACTAATTGTGCTTTGTCTAATGTGTGTCGGTGTTGAGCACTTGAGCGTAAGTACACTCAAGTGTGGTTTGTTTTCCGAACATTTCCGTTgttaatttgaaaaggtctattaaaGCACAGAAGACCAAAACACagttgaaataaaatattttacaaagttgTATGCCGTCATGTGAGTGTTGTTGACAAGTTTAAGTTCTCTTTTAAAGTCTATGACCAACATATATAAATCTTACTTGCAATTACACAATATcttattcattttttttagtgTTGTACTCACTTGCTTTGTTACATATTAGTTTCAAAATATGAGGTCATTTTTACAGCAGCAGTAGCAGCGGTAGCACAAGTAGTTGTAATAGAaatagcagtagtagtagtagtagtgcaatctgtccacatagaagtacaaaccaaatctgtggcatcgcgTCACATGCACTGCGTGTTAAAACACGCGACGTGTAAAGAGAGTGGTGCGCTTGACAAgtacaaatcgtgcagcagttggcgcaccaaagaagcatttacgcACGTATTGCACCGATatattattctcatacctccagtttccaaggtctatttactttgtacttctatgtggacaaactgtagttgtagtagtagtagtagtaatgcaAATCGTGAGTGGTCTTCCAAAACTTACTCAGTCCATTTTGACCCATTGTGATAAATTACGTTTTTGGGGTGAGTGAGTTTTGTAGTGTAAATGTAACTCAGTACGAAGATGTGAGAGCTGAGTGAGTTTCAGAAGTAAAGCAGATTTACTTGActttttttaaagtaaaggagatTCCCTTGGCTAGTGATAGGGGACTGGGAGAGTTTGGGAAAAATGGGATAGTTTATGTatcagtattcaatataatcatgaGTAATCTATTGCTTGGTTTGATAATGACCAAAGTGGACTAAGCAAGTTTGGAAAACCATCCTTCAGTTGATGATGATGGCAACAGTGATAGCTGTACTTAAGTAAATATTAAAACCTTAGGCCTCAATCCTGAACCCAATACAAGTATGGATACAGATGTTTTTCTAACTTGCTATTAGCAAGTCAGATTTTTG
Proteins encoded:
- the LOC140160985 gene encoding dolichyl-diphosphooligosaccharide--protein glycosyltransferase subunit TUSC3-like isoform X1; this encodes MIFKMASKSRIFYVSIPCVIIAFLCCLFVLSAQVNGKKKEELLGERVQQLMDWSNKRAIIRMNGDKFRQYVKATPRNYSVIIMMTAMQPQRQCSVCRQVSDEFQILANSWRYSQSYSNKLFFASVDYDEGHDVFKALKVTSAPSVIHFPPKGKPKRSDTFDIQRLGFQAEQLAKWVAERTDAGIRVFRPPNYSGTIALGILLTMVAGFLYFRRNNLEFLYNKTMWGVASLSIVFAMTSGQMWNHIRGPPYAHRNPQTGQVSYIHGSSQGQFVAETHIVILLHAAVTIGMILLNKNSITEGDIRKRRVVTVIGLVMVVFFFSLMLSVFRAKYKGYPYSFLIK
- the LOC140160985 gene encoding dolichyl-diphosphooligosaccharide--protein glycosyltransferase subunit TUSC3-like isoform X2 — its product is MIFKMASKSRIFYVSIPCVIIAFLCCLFVLSAQVNGKKKEELLGERVQQLMDWSNKRAIIRMNGDKFRQYVKATPRNYSVIIMMTAMQPQRQCSVCRQVSDEFQILANSWRYSQSYSNKLFFASVDYDEGHDVFKALKVTSAPSVIHFPPKGKPKRSDTFDIQRLGFQAEQLAKWVAERTDAGIRVFRPPNYSGTIALGILLTMVAGFLYFRRNNLEFLYNKTMWGVASLSIVFAMTSGQMWNHIRGPPYAHRNPQTGQVSYIHGSSQGQFVAETHIVILLHAAVTIGMILLNKNSITEGDIRKRRVVVAIALGTVVIFFSLLLSVFRAKYQGYPYSFLIK
- the LOC140160985 gene encoding dolichyl-diphosphooligosaccharide--protein glycosyltransferase subunit TUSC3-like isoform X3, yielding MIFKMASKSRIFYVSIPCVIIAFLCCLFVLSAQVNGKKKEELLGERVQQLMDWSNKRAIIRMNGDKFRQYVKATPRNYSVIIMMTAMQPQRQCSVCRQVSDEFQILANSWRYSQSYSNKLFFASVDYDEGHDVFKALKVTSAPSVIHFPPKGKPKRSDTFDIQRLGFQAEQLAKWVAERTDAGIRVFRPPNYSGTIALGILLTMVAGFLYFRRNNLEFLYNKTMWGVASLSIVFAMTSGQMWNHIRGPPYAHRNPQTGQVSYIHGSSQGQFVAETHIVILLHAAVTIGMILLNKNSITEGDIRKRRVVVAIALGTVVIFFSLLLSVFRAKYQGYPYSFL